GGCCGATAGCGTCGGGAAAGCTTTCGCCGGCCTGATCTTTGGCTTTCGACCATGACGGGTTGACGGAACCTGTCATCGCTTTGCTGCCCATGGTGGCAAAACCGAAGCGGCTGGATTCTTCCGCCATGAATACAATGAGCTCCAAGGGATGGGCCAACGGACCTTGCCCGGCCAAGCGGCGGATGGCAGCCAAGCCGCCGACTACCCCCAGGACGCCGTCGAAGCGGCCGCCCTCGGGAACGGTGTCAAGGTGCGAGCCGGTGGCTACCGCCGGAGCTCCCGCTACAGCGCCTTCCAGCCGCCCGATAATGTTGCCGAACGCGTCGCGGTGCACGGTCAGGCCTGACTGGCGCATCAATTCCTGGATATATTCTCCGGCGCGGCGATCCTCGTCGCTGAAAGCGAGGCGGGTGATTCCCGGCCCGCCTGTGCTGAATCCGGCCAATTCGGCGATAGTGGCCATTACCCATTCTCTGTCCACGGCAATGCCTCCTTAATTATTCATGTCCGCTGCCGCGCCCGATCAGAGGGTGATCATCAAGGTGTGGATGAACATCACCACGCCGGCGCCACCGCTGACCAAAGCCATGTACCAGTAATACGGCACTTTGTTTATTGAAGCCAGGGAACTCAAAAGGATGCCTATCTGCAGGAAAATCATCGATTGCCCGAAGCGCGAGTTGAAATCCCGGGCGATGTCCCGCTCTTTCTCCAAGCGCTGGGCCTCTTCCATTATCTCCTTCTTTTCCCCTTTGTAACGGCTGATTTCTTTATCGAACTCAGCGAGTTTCGCCGCGTAAGTCTGTTCTTTGCCCGGCAGGGGCGAAACGAAGCTTAGGCTGTCGCGTTGGACCTGATAAGCGGTTTCTTTGATACTCTTCGCCTGGTAATAGGCCCACTGATCCGACGCCTGGCTTTGCGCCAGCACCATTTTGTTGCCGTAGCCGGCGGCCTTGAAGGACGCAAGTGTGGCGCAGACAGCGAGAATCACCGTCGTTACGGCAATCAGAGTCGGCAGTTTTTCGGACAAAAAAGAGCGAGCGGCAGGACCGGTCTTCTGAGCAACTGCATCGGTTCCGGGCATCAACTATCCTCCCCGTATCTTTCAAAAAATAAGCGCCGTAAGGCGCTTGGGCTGCAACAATTACCTAATAAAGGATACAACCATCACCAACAAAAGGACGGCTGCGGTAACACCTCCGACGACAAGGGCGGTGCGGTTCACCTTCTGCATGTCCTGCTTGTGATAGCCTCGCTTGCTGGGTCCCCTAGGCATCGCCCATCCCCCTATTCAGAAGTTCGTCATTAATTCAATTTTACATTATTTGGCGAATAATTCAAGCCGTCCTAA
The sequence above is a segment of the Sporomusaceae bacterium genome. Coding sequences within it:
- a CDS encoding DUF4337 domain-containing protein, with the translated sequence MPGTDAVAQKTGPAARSFLSEKLPTLIAVTTVILAVCATLASFKAAGYGNKMVLAQSQASDQWAYYQAKSIKETAYQVQRDSLSFVSPLPGKEQTYAAKLAEFDKEISRYKGEKKEIMEEAQRLEKERDIARDFNSRFGQSMIFLQIGILLSSLASINKVPYYWYMALVSGGAGVVMFIHTLMITL